A genomic window from Triticum urartu cultivar G1812 chromosome 7, Tu2.1, whole genome shotgun sequence includes:
- the LOC125525704 gene encoding transmembrane protein 230-like: MAARRNIPYSVLPTEDRDEDNIDRRFTYTPKSLRRIPWKSIALALFLLFLGSSLLFLSYFIFTGHMEGDSTQVYGLLFLGILAFLPGFYETRVAYYSWRGAPGYTFASIPDY; encoded by the exons ATGGCGGCCAGACGCAACATTCCTTATTCTGTTCTTCCTACGGAGGACAGGGATGAGGACAATATTGACCGTCGGTTCACATACACCCCAAAATCCTTGAGGAGGATCCCATGGAAGTCGATTGCCCTAGCATTATTCCTCCTCTTCCTGGGAAGCTCTCTTCTGTTCCTTTCGTATTTTATATTCACAGGTCACATGGAGGGTGATAGCACTCAGGTGTATGGTCTATTGTTCCTGGGTATCCTTGCCTTTCTTCCTG GATTTTATGAGACCCGAGTTGCATACTATTCATGGAGAGGAGCACCAGGGTACACCTTTGCGTCCATTCCAGATTATTAG
- the LOC125525703 gene encoding tryptophan synthase beta chain 2 isoform X1: MATALRPPRLPAVPEQASSLHRLPKHRVAVTGRRSFAARAGSYPGNVGVPKQWYNLIADLPVKPPPMLHPGTHQPLNPSDLAPLFPDELIRQELTEERFIDIPDEVRDVYELWRPTPLIRAKRLEKLLGTPAKIYYKYEGTSPAGSHKGNTAVPQAWYNAAAGVKNVVTETGAGQWGSALSFASTLFGLNCEVWQVRASYDQKPYRRLMMETWGAKVHPSPSDVTEAGRRLLAADPSSPGSLGMAISEAVEVAATNADTKYCLGSVLNHVLLHQTVIGEECLEQLAAIGDTPDVVIGCTGGGSNFGGLAFPFMREKLAGRMNPQFRAVEPAACPTLTKGVYAYDYGDTAGLTPLMKMHTLGHDFVPDPIHAGGLRYHGMAPLISHVYELGFMEAMSIQQTECFEAALQFARTEGIIPAPEPTHAIAAAIREALECKRTGEEKVILIAMCGHGHFDLAAYDRYLRGDMIDLSHSSEKLKESLGAIPKV; encoded by the exons ATGGCCACCGCCCTCCGCCCTCCCCGGCTCCCAG CAGTCCCGGAGCAGGCTTCCTCGCTTCATCGCCTACCAAAGCACAGAGTCGCTGTCACCGGGCGTAGGAGCTTCGCCGCCAGGGCCGGCTCGTATCCAGGCAACGTGGGCGTCCCGAAGCAATGGTACAACCTCATCGCCGACCTGCCGGTGAAGCCGCCGCCGATGCTGCACCCGGGGACGCACCAGCCGCTCAACCCCAGCGACCTGGCCCCTCTCTTCCCCGACGAGCTGATCCGGCAGGAGCTCACGGAGGAGCGCTTCATCGACATACCCGACGAGGTCCGGGATGTCTACGAGCTCTGGCGCCCCACGCCGCTGATCAG GGCCAAGAGGCTGGAGAAGCTGCTCGGCACGCCGGCGAAGATCTACTACAAGTACGAAGGCACTAGCCCGGCGGGGTCGCACAAGGGCAACACCGCCGTGCCGCAGGCGTGGTACAACGCCGCGGCGGGGGTCAAGAACGTGGTCACCGAGACCGGCGCCGGCCAGTGGGGCAGCGCGCTCTCCTTCGCCAGCACCCTCTTCGGCCTCAACTGCGAGGTGTGGCAGGTGCGCGCGTCCTACGACCAGAAGCCGTACCGGAGGCTGATGATGGAGACGTGGGGCGCCAAGGTGCACCCGTCGCCGTCCGACGTGACGGAGGCCGGCAGGAGGCTCCTGGCGGCGGACCCGAGCAGCCCGGGGAGCCTCGGGATGGCCATCTCCGAGGCGGTGGAGGTCGCGGCCACCAACGCCGACACCAAGTACTGCCTCGGCAGCGTGCTCAACCACGTCCTGCTGCACCAGACCGTCATCGGCGAGGAGTGCCTGGAGCAGCTGGCGGCCATCGGCGACACCCCGGACGTCGTCATCGGCTGCACCGGCGGCGGCTCCAACTTCGGCGGGCTCGCCTTCCCCTTCATGCGCGAGAAGCTGGCCGGCAGGATGAACCCGCAGTTCAGGGCCGTGGAGCCCGCCGCGTGCCCCACGCTCACCAAGGGCGTCTACGCCTACGACTACGGCGACACGGCCGGGCTGACGCCGCTGATGAAGATGCACACCCTCGGCCACGACTTCGTCCCCGATCCCATCCATGCAG GTGGGCTTCGCTACCATGGAATGGCGCCTCTTATCTCCCATGTGTATGAGCTCGGGTTCATGGAGGCCATGTCCATACAGCAAACTGAGTGCTTCGAAG CTGCATTACAATTTGCACGGACGGAGGGCATCATCCCGGCGCCGGAGCCGACGCACGCGATCGCGGCGGCGATCAGGGAAGCGCTGGAGTGCAAGAGGACCGGGGAGGAGAAGGTCATCCTCATCGCCATGTGCGGCCACGGCCACTTCGACCTCGCCGCCTACGACCGGTACCTGAGAGGCGACATGATTGATCTCTCACACTCCTCTGAGAAGCTCAAGGAGTCTCTGGGTGCCATTCCCAAAGTTTGA
- the LOC125525703 gene encoding tryptophan synthase beta chain 2 isoform X2, producing the protein MATALRPPRLPVPEQASSLHRLPKHRVAVTGRRSFAARAGSYPGNVGVPKQWYNLIADLPVKPPPMLHPGTHQPLNPSDLAPLFPDELIRQELTEERFIDIPDEVRDVYELWRPTPLIRAKRLEKLLGTPAKIYYKYEGTSPAGSHKGNTAVPQAWYNAAAGVKNVVTETGAGQWGSALSFASTLFGLNCEVWQVRASYDQKPYRRLMMETWGAKVHPSPSDVTEAGRRLLAADPSSPGSLGMAISEAVEVAATNADTKYCLGSVLNHVLLHQTVIGEECLEQLAAIGDTPDVVIGCTGGGSNFGGLAFPFMREKLAGRMNPQFRAVEPAACPTLTKGVYAYDYGDTAGLTPLMKMHTLGHDFVPDPIHAGGLRYHGMAPLISHVYELGFMEAMSIQQTECFEAALQFARTEGIIPAPEPTHAIAAAIREALECKRTGEEKVILIAMCGHGHFDLAAYDRYLRGDMIDLSHSSEKLKESLGAIPKV; encoded by the exons ATGGCCACCGCCCTCCGCCCTCCCCGGCTCCCAG TCCCGGAGCAGGCTTCCTCGCTTCATCGCCTACCAAAGCACAGAGTCGCTGTCACCGGGCGTAGGAGCTTCGCCGCCAGGGCCGGCTCGTATCCAGGCAACGTGGGCGTCCCGAAGCAATGGTACAACCTCATCGCCGACCTGCCGGTGAAGCCGCCGCCGATGCTGCACCCGGGGACGCACCAGCCGCTCAACCCCAGCGACCTGGCCCCTCTCTTCCCCGACGAGCTGATCCGGCAGGAGCTCACGGAGGAGCGCTTCATCGACATACCCGACGAGGTCCGGGATGTCTACGAGCTCTGGCGCCCCACGCCGCTGATCAG GGCCAAGAGGCTGGAGAAGCTGCTCGGCACGCCGGCGAAGATCTACTACAAGTACGAAGGCACTAGCCCGGCGGGGTCGCACAAGGGCAACACCGCCGTGCCGCAGGCGTGGTACAACGCCGCGGCGGGGGTCAAGAACGTGGTCACCGAGACCGGCGCCGGCCAGTGGGGCAGCGCGCTCTCCTTCGCCAGCACCCTCTTCGGCCTCAACTGCGAGGTGTGGCAGGTGCGCGCGTCCTACGACCAGAAGCCGTACCGGAGGCTGATGATGGAGACGTGGGGCGCCAAGGTGCACCCGTCGCCGTCCGACGTGACGGAGGCCGGCAGGAGGCTCCTGGCGGCGGACCCGAGCAGCCCGGGGAGCCTCGGGATGGCCATCTCCGAGGCGGTGGAGGTCGCGGCCACCAACGCCGACACCAAGTACTGCCTCGGCAGCGTGCTCAACCACGTCCTGCTGCACCAGACCGTCATCGGCGAGGAGTGCCTGGAGCAGCTGGCGGCCATCGGCGACACCCCGGACGTCGTCATCGGCTGCACCGGCGGCGGCTCCAACTTCGGCGGGCTCGCCTTCCCCTTCATGCGCGAGAAGCTGGCCGGCAGGATGAACCCGCAGTTCAGGGCCGTGGAGCCCGCCGCGTGCCCCACGCTCACCAAGGGCGTCTACGCCTACGACTACGGCGACACGGCCGGGCTGACGCCGCTGATGAAGATGCACACCCTCGGCCACGACTTCGTCCCCGATCCCATCCATGCAG GTGGGCTTCGCTACCATGGAATGGCGCCTCTTATCTCCCATGTGTATGAGCTCGGGTTCATGGAGGCCATGTCCATACAGCAAACTGAGTGCTTCGAAG CTGCATTACAATTTGCACGGACGGAGGGCATCATCCCGGCGCCGGAGCCGACGCACGCGATCGCGGCGGCGATCAGGGAAGCGCTGGAGTGCAAGAGGACCGGGGAGGAGAAGGTCATCCTCATCGCCATGTGCGGCCACGGCCACTTCGACCTCGCCGCCTACGACCGGTACCTGAGAGGCGACATGATTGATCTCTCACACTCCTCTGAGAAGCTCAAGGAGTCTCTGGGTGCCATTCCCAAAGTTTGA
- the LOC125520647 gene encoding protein RDM1 isoform X2, which yields MLKKGQASSRKKKGQAKRRIEGFGFLVISPSPTPATRERDLQPPPSRRRRISPFRRPGMKRAAPSEEPVELSSGDDLSSDSDDEAGNGKGENSFRLPMSSKSTAPAKGALIRRAEMYQEYMKHIPIPDHCSSLIPSTSWLGLGRSVKQLYEQPLHYLTNILLRQWDQQRVGSDNEHQPLDAIIHPMKAQALIWATEEVHRLTTSSDHLEKLWAKDPMYHANIDPVFPSLKLH from the exons ATGTTAAAAAAGGGACAGGCCTCTTCTAGAAAAAAAAAAGGACAGGCCAAGCGGAGAATCGAGGGTTTCGGCTTCCTTGTCATCTCGCCGTCTCCGACGCCGGCGACCCGGGAGCGAGACCTCCAACCCCCGCCCTCTCGCCGGCGGCGTATTTCCCCGTTCCGTAGACCAG GTATGAAGAGGGCCGCGCCGTCGGAGGAGCCGGTGGAGCTCTCTTCGGGCGACGACCTGAGCTCGGATTCCGACGATGAGGCCGGGAACGGGAAAGGCGAGAACTCCTTCCGGCTGCCCATGTCCTCCAAATCTACAGCTCCAGCAAAAG GTGCATTGATCAGGAGGGCTGAAATGTATCAAGAGTACATGAAGCACATCCCAATTCCTGATCACTGCAGCTCCTTGATCCCATCCACATCATGGCTGGGACTTGGAAGATCGGTGAAGCAGTTGTACGAGCAGCCCTTGCATTACCTCACCAACATCCTCTTGAGACAGTGGGATCAACAGAGGGTTGGGAGCGATAATGAGCACCAGCCTCTGGATGCTATCATTCACCCTATGAAAGCTCAGGCCCTCATTTGGGCCACTGAAGAAGTCCATAGGCTGACCACCTCTAGTGACCACTTAGAGAAGCTCTGGGCCAAAGACCCCATGTATCATGCTAACATAGATCCAGTGTTCCCTTCCCTAAAGTTGCATTAG
- the LOC125520647 gene encoding UPF0690 protein C1orf52 homolog isoform X1 — MLKKGQASSRKKKGQAKRRIEGFGFLVISPSPTPATRERDLQPPPSRRRRISPFRRPGMKRAAPSEEPVELSSGDDLSSDSDDEAGNGKGENSFRLPMSSKSTAPAKASMLKKKKPGGVDFSALSRHGYRGGPSILTVAPPKVERNWTWSTGKDRNEKEVLTESFEERERTRAAVTEGEKLIGVMNPQPRQTEKEKDAASFSQKEKRKRDRGQASRGKNYVEEEKRLLRGSGVYSGFDT, encoded by the exons ATGTTAAAAAAGGGACAGGCCTCTTCTAGAAAAAAAAAAGGACAGGCCAAGCGGAGAATCGAGGGTTTCGGCTTCCTTGTCATCTCGCCGTCTCCGACGCCGGCGACCCGGGAGCGAGACCTCCAACCCCCGCCCTCTCGCCGGCGGCGTATTTCCCCGTTCCGTAGACCAG GTATGAAGAGGGCCGCGCCGTCGGAGGAGCCGGTGGAGCTCTCTTCGGGCGACGACCTGAGCTCGGATTCCGACGATGAGGCCGGGAACGGGAAAGGCGAGAACTCCTTCCGGCTGCCCATGTCCTCCAAATCTACAGCTCCAGCAAAAG CATCTATGTTGAAGAAGAAGAAACCTGGTGGTGTGGATTTCAGTGCTTTGAGCCGGCACGGGTATCGTGGCGGACCATCTATACTGACAGTTGCTCCTCCAAAGGTTGAACGTAACTGGACTTGGTCCACTGGGAAAGATCGCAACGAGAAGGAAGTTCTAACCGAGTCTTTTGAAGAGCGGGAACGCACAAGGGCTGCAGTAACTGAAGGAGAGAAGCTTATCGGTGTGATGAACCCCCAACCAAGGCAGACCGAGAAAGAGAAGGATGCTGCTTCATTCTCACAGAAGGAGAAGCGGAAGAGAGACCGCGGGCAGGCCAGCAGGGGGAAGAACTACGTTGAGGAGGAGAAGCGGCTCCTGAGGGGGAGTGGTGTCTACTCTGGCTTCGATACTTGA